The genomic window AGCCGAAGAGGTGAATGAGGTGTGGACCCGCACCATCGGCAAGCACGGATATGTAAAGAACGCCCGTATCGGATACTCCATCGGACTCAGCTACCCACCCGACTGGGGGGAGCATACCATCAGCTTCAGGGCGGGAGACCACACCATGCTTCAGCCGAACATGACCTTCCACCTCATGCCCGGCCTATGGTTCGACAACTTCGGTGTTTCCATCACCGAATCGGTCCACATCACAGAAGATGGGGCAGAGACTTTCGCCTCCTTCGACCGGAAACTTTTCGAAAAGACGGCGGAATAAAAAAACAGCTTCCAGTTTGAACTGGAGGCTGTTTCTCATTTTGTCTGATTATAGATGAACCGTCACATCTGCATCTTCACGAAGCTCTGAAGCAAGGTTCTGTGCAGCCATTGTTTCCTTCTCCATCTTCACCTGGTCTTCAAGCTGCGGCTTGATCTCTTCAAAGGAAGGGACTTCCCCTTCAGCCGCTTCTTCCTGCTGCGCTGTCATCTGATCATACATTGCCTGAAGTTCTTCCTCTGTAGGGTCGACTTCACCAACCTCTTCCTCGATCATCTTTTGGATTTTACTTTCCGTTTCAATCTGGGACATCACTTCTTCTTTTGCCATGCTCTGCTCTTCAAAGGCAGCAAAGAGCTCATCTTCAGATTCGAATCCATTCTGTTCGACCAGCTGTCCTACAATTTCATCGACTTCCTCTTCAGAGGCATTCATATCACGATTGTCCACTTCCTGGATGAAGAGCCTCTGACTGATCATGCCATCAAGAATGTCTTTTTTCATCTGATCCTGGTCGATTTCTTCACCGGTCATCTGCTGCTGCATCGCTGCCGACTGGAATTGATTGGTGTATGTCTGCTCGAATTCTTCCTTCGTGATTTCCTCACCGTTCACTTCAGCGACGACATCCGGTATGCCCTCAAGATCCGGTTCCGGCATTTCAGGGTGTTCTGCTCCTTCCCCGGTTGCCTCTCCATTGCTTTCTGAGGCCGCCCCATCACCATTTTCTGCTGAAGCTTCCTCCTGTGTTTCCGCTTCTTCATTTGTATTTTCTGCAGATTCATCTCCGCCACCACATGCTGCCAGAACAGCTATGGATGTGCCGAGGGATAGGCTGAATAATAATTTCTTCATTAAATATCATTTCTCCTTCTAATACATATTGTCCGTTATTTTATCACATCCCTATCAAATGTAAATTTATAAGGGGTAAAACCTATCAGATTCATCTTAAAATGTGACTATAAATTGACTGACTTCACAAGGTAATCGTTGCCATACTATTTAGTATAGGCCTCTCATTATTGGAATGGGCCCAAGAGGCCGTCATATCTTCAAACCCGCCATTCCACATTCACTTCAGTCCTTCCAATACTTGACCGCCCTTCTACTTATCCAGAGTGAACCGCTCTTCCCATAGGTCATTATATATCTGATACCTTACACCCCGGTAGGCCCAGGCGCCTGTCCGAAATTCTGTCATTTCGGCTTCAAACACCCTTTCCGACTGCGCGTCATGGGTCACTTCGACAAATGAACTTCTTTTCCCTTCATCGGCATAACCGAAGTCAATCAGTATGTTGCCACTGTTCTCCAGATATCTTGCACTGCTTATGATCCTTGTGAAATAATCTGCCCCGAGCTCCTGCCCGTAGGTCCATACGATTTCCGCATCCAATGTCTCTTCATTGATCCGATAGTGGGTTGCAGCACTGTATTTCCCAGCCGAGTCTTTATCCCCTCGAGTCACTACAGTATTATTATCAAACAGCAATACATCTATCGTTGCAGGATTATCATCGAAATCGGGCAGTATTGTCGCATCATGCTGGGCCGCAGGATATTTGAAATCATCACCTTTCCCTTCTACAAGATAATCCATCATTTCTTCATTCCATCCTTCGGGATGAGCCAA from Salinicoccus sp. RF5 includes these protein-coding regions:
- a CDS encoding SurA N-terminal domain-containing protein, whose product is MKKLLFSLSLGTSIAVLAACGGGDESAENTNEEAETQEEASAENGDGAASESNGEATGEGAEHPEMPEPDLEGIPDVVAEVNGEEITKEEFEQTYTNQFQSAAMQQQMTGEEIDQDQMKKDILDGMISQRLFIQEVDNRDMNASEEEVDEIVGQLVEQNGFESEDELFAAFEEQSMAKEEVMSQIETESKIQKMIEEEVGEVDPTEEELQAMYDQMTAQQEEAAEGEVPSFEEIKPQLEDQVKMEKETMAAQNLASELREDADVTVHL